One Polaribacter sp. KT25b DNA segment encodes these proteins:
- a CDS encoding PUR family DNA/RNA-binding protein, with protein MAERVEQEEIFSQVLRAGRRTYFFDVRATKADDYYLTVTESKKFTHDDGTFHYQKHKIYLYKEDFTDFHQMLSKATDYILNEKGNEVISERHQKDFKKEETTEQTKSTDSFTDISFDDI; from the coding sequence ATGGCAGAGAGAGTTGAACAGGAAGAAATTTTTTCACAAGTATTAAGAGCAGGAAGAAGAACCTATTTTTTTGACGTTAGAGCAACAAAAGCAGATGATTATTACTTAACTGTTACCGAAAGCAAAAAATTTACGCACGATGATGGAACTTTTCATTATCAAAAACACAAAATTTACTTATACAAAGAAGATTTTACAGATTTTCACCAAATGTTAAGCAAAGCTACAGATTACATTCTTAACGAAAAAGGAAACGAAGTAATTAGCGAGCGCCATCAAAAAGATTTTAAGAAAGAAGAAACTACAGAACAAACTAAATCTACAGACAGTTTTACAGATATTTCTTTTGATGATATTTAA
- a CDS encoding ABC transporter permease: MFRLLTIEFHKLKYNKASKVLSIIYFGLLTSIALIAAIKFEFGDFKLHLAEAGIFNFPYIWHFNTYIAAILKFFLLLVIVSMMSNEYSYKTLKQNLIDGLSKKEFILSKFYTVITFALISTIFVFVVSLVLGLVYSDYNELAIIFSDLDYLLAFFIKLVGFFSFGLFLGILVKRSAFAVGAMFIWLIAESMFKGYLYWVFKDAENTGDKVDGVMQFLPLESMTNLIKEPFSRLGAVRSAANTMGETFTKSYAVEFSTILIVSFWTFIFIYLSYALLKKRDL, translated from the coding sequence ATGTTTAGACTTCTTACTATAGAATTTCATAAATTAAAATACAATAAAGCCAGTAAAGTGTTATCAATTATTTACTTTGGCTTGCTAACGTCAATCGCATTAATTGCTGCTATAAAGTTTGAATTCGGGGATTTTAAATTGCATTTAGCAGAAGCTGGAATTTTCAATTTTCCTTATATATGGCACTTTAACACCTATATTGCTGCCATTTTAAAATTCTTTTTATTGTTAGTAATTGTTTCCATGATGTCTAACGAATATAGTTACAAAACCTTAAAACAAAATTTAATTGATGGTTTAAGTAAAAAGGAATTTATCTTATCAAAATTTTACACTGTAATTACTTTTGCTTTAATTTCTACAATTTTTGTTTTCGTAGTTTCTTTAGTTCTAGGTTTAGTTTATTCTGATTATAATGAATTAGCAATTATTTTTTCTGATTTAGATTATTTATTAGCATTTTTTATAAAATTAGTTGGCTTTTTCTCTTTTGGATTATTCTTAGGAATTCTTGTAAAACGTTCTGCTTTTGCTGTTGGAGCAATGTTTATTTGGTTAATTGCAGAAAGTATGTTTAAAGGCTATTTATATTGGGTTTTTAAAGATGCAGAAAACACAGGAGATAAAGTAGATGGAGTTATGCAATTTTTACCTCTAGAATCTATGACTAATTTAATAAAAGAACCTTTTTCTAGATTAGGCGCAGTAAGATCTGCAGCCAATACAATGGGTGAAACTTTTACTAAAAGTTATGCGGTAGAATTCTCAACTATTTTAATCGTTTCTTTTTGGACTTTTATCTTTATTTACCTGTCTTACGCTTTGTTAAAAAAGAGAGATTTGTAA
- a CDS encoding T9SS type B sorting domain-containing protein, with protein MRKILLFLPLIFTLNIFSQKEANFWYFGANAALDFNSGQPVPVDGSLLNTVEGCSSFSNADGELLFYVGAPSPTTNNLTIWNRNNEPMQNGVSIQGDASSSQAALTIPAPGNPNLYYLFVVGAASSGNQGFWYYTIDMTKNNNLGDVVSGPRDLSDGLIDFWSEKVTAVRGKNCNEYWVISLVSNTFYSYKVNSSGVDYNNPIKSNISNFFNNDSRGYLKVSPNGTKIVAANMSAGSFLLDFNDETGIVSNIKKLNVDGDGYGVEFSRNSERVYISTGQVSNSIENLFQFDLTQPSIDAINDSRYLVHSYNNARGALQLGPDGKIYWTSNGSERINVIKNPNELGANCDYSHRSVLITTPGSGVTASQGLPPFISSLLLPVKVTETSSGNSINDEILQLCTGQNKEITSEKIVGSEITYEWSFIKDTNSTIISTEPNLQLTNINLEDTGNYTLTVKLKDECDNFTQYTASFQIEVFESLTANKPNDINFCDSDNDGFNEFDLETTINSQVLNGQNALISNISYYNSFENAIDLVNPITLPYKNPTAFSKETIYVRIHNNQAINTCFEITNFELNVYGEPIIQDPTEYRVCDNTSIGTDTDGIVNDFILSNKNSEILGSLDPTKYSISYHTTLNGAQTSSLIDVIDKTTNYTNIKANSQPIFVRVENNSSSTCFNASKSFNLEISPLPIINSKVELKQCDNDTDGFSNFNLYQAATSISTDYQNESFTFYPTLADANAGSNAYSIDETTTFRNRTQNTDTVWARAKTSFGCYRISEVLLTVSTTGIPETFQYSFTECDDFLDSDGNYTISNSDTDGITNFDFSSVNEEVIKLFPIGQQITITYYRNESDALAEKDPIINTSKYRNIGYSTTQKIFIRVDSDLNNDCLGLGPHITLNVDTVPKANSVQNLEECDNIKDGSTSNGIVQNFNLESQTATILGTQNPADFTVTYHDSAANANSGNDPLSSPFTNSVRDLQTIYVRVTNNSTSCFTDHITFNLIVNPLPIANFVDDLNVCDNDIDNSARNGFSSSIDLESQTSGILGTQDPKIYSVTYHNSLAEAQNGNSPLVSPYTNLTPYRETIYVRVYNADAQCANGISNFDVIVNPEPTFETISNLSECDNNDDFDDANNIIQTIDLDGKIPEILGASQDPDDFNVTFHSSKANATSGNLPISSPYENSSATETIYVRIQNKKTGCINDDAFFDVIVNPLPDFTVTTPQILCLNNLPLNIFVENQKGTYEYVWKYQNGDTVSTEDNVNISVAGTYTVTATTTNGTFCSRTETIVINESNIATLENSFITIIDESNNIGSESNLSIAINTIDNDLGPGDYQFAIENTDENTRIPFAGFQDDPLFENLEGGIYKIIVNDKNGCSPDTTLLVSVIQFPKFFTPNADGDNDTWIVRGVNKTFYPTSSINIFNRFGKLVAQLPIDSQSWDGTYGGKTLSSDDYWFNVTLIPADTTKPTINKKGHFSLIRK; from the coding sequence ATGAGAAAAATATTACTCTTTTTACCACTAATCTTTACATTAAATATATTTTCTCAAAAAGAAGCTAATTTTTGGTATTTTGGTGCAAATGCAGCATTAGATTTTAATTCTGGCCAACCTGTTCCTGTTGATGGAAGCCTTTTAAATACTGTTGAAGGTTGTTCTTCTTTTTCTAATGCAGATGGAGAATTATTATTTTATGTTGGTGCACCTTCCCCAACCACTAACAACCTAACAATTTGGAACAGAAATAATGAACCAATGCAAAACGGAGTTAGCATTCAAGGTGATGCTTCAAGCTCTCAAGCAGCATTAACAATTCCGGCGCCTGGTAACCCAAATTTATATTACCTTTTTGTTGTTGGTGCCGCATCTAGCGGAAATCAAGGTTTTTGGTATTATACAATTGATATGACCAAAAATAATAATTTAGGTGATGTAGTTAGTGGACCAAGAGATTTATCTGATGGTCTTATTGATTTTTGGTCTGAAAAAGTTACAGCAGTTAGAGGAAAAAACTGCAATGAATATTGGGTAATTTCTTTAGTTAGTAACACCTTTTATTCTTATAAAGTAAATAGTTCTGGGGTAGATTATAATAATCCTATTAAAAGTAATATTAGTAACTTTTTCAATAATGATTCTAGAGGATATTTAAAAGTTTCACCAAATGGCACAAAAATAGTTGCTGCAAATATGTCTGCAGGTTCTTTTTTATTAGACTTTAATGATGAAACAGGTATTGTAAGTAATATTAAAAAGCTAAATGTAGATGGTGATGGATATGGAGTAGAATTTTCAAGAAATAGTGAAAGAGTATATATATCTACAGGTCAAGTTTCTAATTCAATAGAAAACTTATTTCAATTTGATTTAACACAACCTTCAATAGATGCAATAAATGATTCAAGATATTTAGTTCATTCATATAATAATGCAAGAGGCGCCTTACAACTAGGGCCAGATGGTAAAATATATTGGACAAGTAATGGTTCTGAAAGAATAAATGTTATTAAAAACCCTAACGAATTAGGTGCTAATTGTGATTATTCTCATAGATCTGTTTTAATTACAACTCCTGGTTCTGGAGTAACTGCAAGTCAAGGTTTACCTCCTTTTATTTCCTCTTTATTATTACCTGTAAAAGTTACAGAAACTTCTAGCGGCAATAGTATAAACGACGAAATATTACAATTATGTACAGGACAAAATAAAGAAATAACATCAGAAAAAATTGTGGGTTCTGAAATTACTTATGAATGGAGTTTTATAAAAGACACTAACTCAACCATAATTTCTACCGAACCAAATTTACAACTAACAAATATTAATTTGGAAGATACAGGTAACTACACTCTTACTGTTAAATTAAAAGATGAATGCGATAATTTTACACAATATACAGCATCATTTCAAATAGAAGTTTTTGAATCTCTAACTGCAAATAAACCAAATGATATAAATTTTTGTGATTCTGATAATGATGGTTTTAATGAGTTTGATTTAGAAACTACAATAAATTCACAAGTTTTAAATGGACAAAATGCTTTAATATCAAATATATCTTATTACAATTCTTTTGAAAATGCTATAGATTTAGTAAACCCTATAACTTTACCTTATAAAAACCCTACAGCTTTTAGTAAAGAAACAATTTATGTTAGAATTCATAATAATCAAGCAATTAACACCTGTTTTGAAATTACAAATTTCGAATTGAATGTTTACGGAGAACCAATTATCCAGGATCCTACAGAGTATAGAGTTTGCGACAACACATCAATAGGTACAGATACAGACGGAATTGTTAATGATTTTATTTTATCAAATAAAAATTCAGAAATTCTTGGCAGCTTAGATCCAACAAAATACAGTATTTCTTATCACACAACACTTAACGGTGCTCAAACTAGTTCTTTAATAGATGTTATAGATAAAACAACCAATTACACAAATATAAAAGCAAATTCACAACCTATTTTTGTTCGTGTAGAAAACAATAGTAGCTCTACTTGTTTTAATGCTAGTAAAAGTTTTAATTTAGAAATAAGTCCGTTGCCAATTATCAATAGTAAAGTAGAATTAAAACAATGCGATAATGATACAGATGGTTTTTCTAACTTTAATCTTTACCAAGCTGCAACAAGTATATCAACAGATTATCAAAATGAATCCTTTACTTTCTACCCTACTTTAGCCGATGCGAATGCAGGTTCAAATGCATATTCTATTGATGAAACTACAACTTTTAGAAATAGAACTCAAAATACAGACACAGTTTGGGCACGTGCTAAAACTTCTTTTGGTTGTTACAGAATTTCAGAAGTTTTATTAACAGTTTCTACTACAGGAATCCCAGAAACATTTCAATATTCTTTTACTGAATGTGATGATTTCTTAGATTCTGATGGAAATTATACTATTTCAAATTCTGATACTGATGGAATTACAAATTTCGATTTTAGTTCTGTTAATGAAGAAGTAATTAAATTATTTCCTATTGGTCAGCAGATCACTATAACTTATTACAGAAATGAATCAGACGCATTAGCAGAAAAAGATCCAATTATAAATACAAGTAAATACAGAAATATCGGGTATTCAACTACTCAAAAAATATTTATTCGTGTAGATAGTGATTTAAACAATGATTGTTTAGGACTAGGACCTCACATAACCCTAAATGTAGATACCGTTCCTAAGGCAAACTCAGTACAAAATCTTGAAGAATGTGATAATATTAAAGATGGTAGTACTTCAAACGGAATTGTACAAAACTTTAATTTAGAAAGCCAAACTGCAACAATTTTAGGAACTCAAAATCCAGCAGATTTTACAGTTACATATCATGATTCTGCCGCAAATGCAAATTCTGGAAACGATCCTCTTTCATCTCCTTTTACAAATTCTGTAAGAGATTTACAAACCATTTATGTTAGAGTCACAAACAACTCAACTAGCTGTTTTACAGACCACATAACCTTTAATTTAATTGTAAATCCTTTACCAATTGCCAATTTTGTAGACGATTTAAACGTTTGTGATAATGATATAGATAATTCTGCTAGAAATGGATTTTCTAGTAGTATTGATTTAGAAAGTCAAACCTCAGGAATTTTAGGAACTCAAGATCCAAAAATTTATTCTGTAACGTATCACAATTCACTTGCAGAAGCACAAAATGGAAATTCACCTTTAGTTTCACCATATACTAATTTAACACCTTATCGAGAAACAATTTATGTACGTGTTTATAATGCTGATGCACAATGTGCAAATGGAATTTCTAATTTTGATGTAATTGTAAATCCGGAACCAACTTTCGAAACAATTTCTAATCTTTCTGAATGTGATAATAATGATGATTTTGATGATGCAAATAACATTATTCAAACCATCGATTTAGACGGGAAAATTCCTGAAATTTTAGGCGCTTCTCAAGATCCAGATGATTTTAATGTAACTTTTCATTCATCAAAAGCAAATGCAACATCTGGAAATTTGCCAATTTCATCTCCTTACGAAAACTCATCAGCAACAGAAACAATTTATGTTCGCATACAAAACAAAAAAACTGGCTGTATAAATGATGATGCCTTTTTTGATGTAATTGTAAATCCATTACCAGATTTTACGGTAACAACTCCGCAAATTTTGTGTTTAAACAATTTACCACTTAATATTTTTGTAGAAAATCAGAAAGGTACTTACGAATATGTTTGGAAATATCAAAACGGAGATACTGTTAGCACAGAAGACAATGTTAATATTTCCGTTGCGGGAACTTACACTGTAACTGCTACAACTACTAACGGAACTTTCTGTTCTAGAACAGAAACAATTGTTATAAACGAATCAAATATTGCAACTTTAGAAAATAGTTTTATCACCATTATTGATGAATCTAATAATATTGGTAGCGAAAGCAATTTATCTATAGCAATTAACACAATTGACAATGATTTAGGTCCTGGTGATTATCAATTTGCAATTGAAAACACAGATGAAAATACGAGAATTCCTTTTGCTGGTTTTCAAGACGATCCTCTTTTTGAAAACCTAGAAGGCGGAATTTATAAAATAATTGTAAACGATAAAAACGGATGCTCTCCAGACACAACTTTGTTAGTTTCTGTAATTCAGTTTCCAAAATTCTTTACGCCAAATGCTGACGGAGATAATGACACTTGGATTGTAAGAGGTGTAAACAAAACTTTTTATCCAACTAGCAGCATCAATATTTTTAACAGGTTTGGAAAATTAGTAGCTCAGTTACCAATTGACAGCCAAAGTTGGGACGGAACTTATGGAGGAAAAACGCTTTCTTCGGATGATTACTGGTTTAATGTTACGCTAATTCCTGCGGATACAACAAAACCAACCATCAACAAAAAAGGACATTTTTCTTTAATCAGAAAGTAA
- the cysK gene encoding cysteine synthase A: MKFNSIIETIGNTPTVKLSKLFPNANVWIKLEKSNPGGSIKDRIALAMIEDAEQKKLITKDTEIIEPTSGNTGIGLAMIAAIKGYKLTLVMPESMSVERRALMTAYGANIVLTPKELGLGGTIAKANEMVAKNKNAWMPSQFTNPANPAIHRKTTALEVINDFPEGLDYLITGVGTGGHITGMTEVLKEKYPSLKVFAVEPNDSAVISGDKSGPHPLQGIGPGFIPETFNIKIIDGAIRITKEEAFSEVKNIAKSEGILVGISTGASLAAVRKQLQTLKGDETILTINYDTGERYISIEGLLS; the protein is encoded by the coding sequence ATGAAATTTAACAGCATTATAGAAACCATAGGTAACACACCAACAGTAAAATTATCTAAATTATTTCCGAATGCAAATGTTTGGATAAAACTAGAAAAATCAAATCCTGGAGGAAGCATTAAAGATCGAATTGCCTTAGCAATGATAGAAGATGCAGAACAAAAAAAACTAATTACTAAAGATACAGAAATTATTGAACCTACTTCTGGAAATACAGGTATTGGTTTAGCAATGATTGCTGCTATAAAAGGATATAAATTAACATTAGTAATGCCAGAATCTATGTCTGTAGAACGAAGAGCATTAATGACAGCTTATGGCGCAAATATTGTTTTAACTCCAAAAGAATTAGGCTTAGGTGGCACAATAGCAAAAGCAAATGAAATGGTGGCTAAAAATAAAAATGCTTGGATGCCTTCTCAATTTACAAACCCTGCTAACCCGGCAATACATCGTAAAACCACAGCTTTAGAAGTAATAAATGATTTCCCAGAAGGATTAGATTATTTAATTACAGGTGTTGGTACTGGTGGTCATATTACAGGAATGACAGAAGTTTTAAAAGAAAAATATCCTTCTTTAAAAGTATTTGCTGTAGAGCCTAATGATTCTGCAGTAATTTCTGGAGACAAATCAGGACCTCATCCTTTGCAAGGTATTGGACCAGGCTTTATTCCCGAAACTTTTAATATTAAAATTATAGACGGGGCAATCAGAATTACAAAAGAAGAAGCTTTTTCTGAAGTTAAAAACATAGCAAAATCCGAAGGTATTTTAGTTGGTATTTCTACAGGTGCATCTTTAGCTGCTGTTAGAAAACAATTGCAAACTTTAAAAGGAGATGAAACTATCTTAACCATAAATTATGACACTGGTGAACGTTACATTTCTATTGAAGGATTATTGTCATAA
- a CDS encoding PaaI family thioesterase, which produces MDKIKTLEILNNLNKNTLMETLNIEFVDVGTDYVTAKMPVNSKVHQPYGILHGGATAALAETVGSCASALFVDTKTKIVKGIELSINHVKSKKEGFVFGIAKPIHQGKTTHLWEIKIIDEEDNLISICKLTNIILDKK; this is translated from the coding sequence ATGGATAAAATAAAAACCCTAGAAATTTTAAACAATCTTAACAAAAATACCTTAATGGAAACTCTAAATATTGAGTTTGTAGATGTTGGTACTGATTATGTTACAGCAAAAATGCCTGTAAATTCGAAGGTTCATCAACCTTACGGAATTCTACATGGCGGCGCAACTGCAGCTTTAGCAGAAACGGTTGGTAGTTGTGCTTCTGCGCTTTTTGTAGACACAAAAACGAAGATTGTTAAAGGAATTGAGTTAAGTATTAACCATGTAAAAAGTAAAAAAGAAGGATTTGTTTTTGGTATTGCAAAACCAATTCATCAAGGAAAAACAACACATTTATGGGAAATTAAAATTATCGACGAAGAAGATAATTTAATTTCTATTTGTAAACTTACCAACATTATTTTAGACAAAAAATAG
- a CDS encoding ABC transporter ATP-binding protein: METILSLKNLDKKYGKVHAVNNLSFDIQKGNVYGILGPNGSGKSTTLGIILNVVNRTSGEFSWFKGQLSTHEALKKVGAIIERPNFYPYMTATQNLALICKIKGISTEKIDEKLATVNLFERRHSKFSTFSLGMKQRLAIASALLNDPEILILDEPTNGLDPQGIHEIRQIIKSIAANGTTILLASHLLDEVEKVCSHVVVIRKGIKLYSGRVDEMTASNGLFELKVDEKEDELIKLLENHEAIGKITKDHETLITTLNNNISSAEINAYLFKNGVVLSHLVKRKPSLEQQFLDLTNNN; the protein is encoded by the coding sequence TTGGAAACAATCTTATCTCTCAAAAATCTCGATAAAAAATACGGTAAAGTTCATGCAGTTAACAACCTTTCTTTTGATATTCAAAAAGGAAATGTTTACGGAATTTTAGGCCCTAATGGTAGTGGAAAATCTACAACTTTAGGTATTATTTTAAATGTTGTAAACAGAACTTCAGGAGAATTTTCTTGGTTTAAAGGACAATTATCTACACACGAAGCTTTAAAAAAAGTTGGCGCAATTATAGAACGCCCAAACTTTTATCCCTACATGACTGCAACTCAAAATTTAGCATTGATTTGTAAAATAAAAGGAATATCAACAGAGAAAATTGATGAAAAATTAGCAACGGTTAATCTTTTTGAGAGAAGACATAGTAAATTTAGTACATTCTCTTTAGGAATGAAACAACGTTTAGCAATTGCTTCTGCATTGTTAAATGATCCAGAAATTTTAATTTTAGATGAACCAACTAATGGTCTAGACCCGCAAGGAATTCACGAAATTCGTCAAATTATAAAATCGATAGCAGCAAACGGAACAACAATTTTATTGGCTTCTCATCTTTTAGATGAAGTTGAAAAAGTATGTTCTCACGTTGTTGTTATTAGAAAAGGAATAAAATTATATAGTGGTCGTGTTGATGAAATGACAGCATCTAATGGTTTGTTTGAGTTAAAAGTTGATGAAAAAGAAGATGAATTAATTAAATTATTAGAAAACCATGAAGCAATTGGTAAAATTACCAAAGATCATGAAACACTAATTACAACTTTAAATAACAATATTTCATCCGCAGAAATAAATGCTTATTTATTTAAAAATGGAGTTGTTTTATCTCATTTGGTAAAACGTAAACCTAGTTTAGAGCAACAATTTTTAGATTTAACCAACAACAATTAA
- a CDS encoding chorismate-binding protein translates to MKIFNNITAFYKEAKPFVVYRKPNSFTISGFFMRDETLFFTDNFAESGFVFAPFDSEQKAILFPFKKSEFITEKLSLDTFITDEKTFSADEASKENHIKLVEKTIKEIKKNDFKKVVISRTEEVEISDFNLLEIYQKLLQNYSNAFAYVWFHPKVGLWLGATPETLLNIENSVFTTMSLAGTQVYENTENVVWKNKELEEQQLVTDFIKNQLTDISSNLKIDKTETVKAGSLLHLKTKVTGVLNEKSNLKTLVRALHPTPAVCGLPREKAKKFILENEYYKRSFYTGFLGELNIENSTVNIQNSSLFVNLRCMNINKNKASLFIGGGITKDSNATKEWEETVSKSNVMKRVL, encoded by the coding sequence TTGAAAATTTTTAATAATATTACTGCTTTTTATAAAGAGGCGAAACCTTTTGTGGTATATAGAAAACCAAATTCATTTACTATTTCTGGTTTTTTTATGCGTGATGAAACTCTTTTTTTTACTGATAATTTTGCCGAATCTGGTTTTGTTTTTGCACCTTTTGATAGCGAGCAAAAAGCAATTTTATTTCCATTTAAAAAATCTGAATTTATTACAGAAAAACTTTCTTTAGATACTTTTATTACTGATGAAAAAACTTTTTCGGCGGATGAAGCTTCCAAAGAAAATCATATAAAATTAGTTGAAAAAACGATTAAAGAAATCAAAAAAAATGATTTTAAAAAAGTAGTAATTTCAAGAACTGAAGAAGTAGAAATTTCTGATTTTAACTTGCTTGAAATTTATCAGAAATTATTGCAGAATTATAGTAATGCATTTGCGTATGTTTGGTTTCATCCAAAGGTTGGTTTATGGCTTGGCGCAACGCCAGAAACGCTTTTAAATATTGAAAATTCAGTATTTACAACCATGTCTTTAGCAGGTACTCAAGTGTATGAAAATACCGAAAATGTTGTTTGGAAAAATAAGGAATTAGAAGAACAACAGTTAGTTACAGATTTTATAAAAAATCAATTAACAGACATTTCATCAAATTTAAAAATTGATAAAACAGAAACTGTAAAAGCTGGTAGTTTGTTGCATTTAAAAACAAAAGTTACAGGAGTTTTAAATGAAAAATCAAACTTAAAAACGTTGGTAAGAGCATTGCATCCAACGCCGGCTGTTTGTGGTTTGCCAAGAGAAAAAGCGAAAAAATTTATTTTAGAAAACGAATATTATAAAAGAAGTTTTTATACCGGTTTTTTAGGGGAATTAAATATTGAAAATTCAACAGTTAACATTCAAAATTCTTCGTTGTTTGTGAATTTAAGATGTATGAATATCAACAAAAATAAAGCATCTCTTTTTATTGGTGGCGGAATTACAAAAGACAGTAATGCTACAAAAGAATGGGAAGAAACTGTTTCTAAAAGTAATGTAATGAAACGTGTTTTATAA
- the uvrB gene encoding excinuclease ABC subunit UvrB: MEFKLESKFSPTGDQPEAIKQLKEGVLSGEKFQTLLGVTGSGKTFTVANLVKEVNKPTLVLAHNKTLAAQLYSEFKQFFPKNAVEYFVSYYDYYQPEAYIPVTGTYIEKDLSINDDIERLRIRATSSLLSGRRDVLIVASVSCLYGIGNPVEFKKNVIPIEVNQQIARTKFLHQLVQSLYSRTEVEIKSGTFKVKGDVVTIYPSYGDYGYRVHFFGDEIEEIESFDLENNTVIESFNELTIYPANLFVTSPDVLQNAIHQIQEDMMKQVDYFKEIGKHLEAKRLKERTEFDLEMIRELGYCSGIENYSRYLDGRQPGTRPFCLLDYFPDDYLMVIDESHVTVPQTHAMYGGDRSRKENLVEYGFRLPAAMDNRPLKFDEFEAIQNQTIFVSATPADYELQKTEGVFVEQIIRPTGLLDPIIEIRPSLNQIDDLIEEIQIRVEKDERTLVTTLTKRMAEELTKYLARVDIRCRYIHSDVDTLERVEIMQDLRKGLFDVLIGVNLLREGLDLPEVSLVAILDADKEGFLRSHRSITQTVGRAARNVNGLAILYADKMTNSMQKTIDETERRREKQIAYNTKNNITPTQINKKIDDTLSRSAVSSYHYDNAKQIAAEQDLQYLPKEEIEKRIRDKRKQMEAAAKDLDFIVAAKLRDEITTLKESL; this comes from the coding sequence ATGGAATTTAAGTTAGAATCAAAATTTTCTCCAACAGGAGATCAACCAGAAGCAATAAAACAACTTAAAGAAGGAGTTTTATCGGGCGAGAAATTTCAAACATTATTAGGTGTAACAGGGTCAGGAAAAACTTTTACAGTAGCAAATCTTGTTAAAGAAGTAAATAAACCAACCTTAGTTTTAGCACACAATAAAACGTTGGCTGCTCAACTTTACTCAGAATTCAAGCAATTTTTTCCTAAAAATGCAGTAGAATATTTTGTTTCTTACTATGATTATTATCAACCAGAAGCATACATCCCTGTTACAGGAACTTATATAGAAAAAGATTTATCTATTAATGATGATATTGAACGATTACGAATTAGAGCAACCTCTTCTCTACTTTCTGGCAGAAGAGATGTTTTAATTGTTGCATCCGTTTCTTGTTTATACGGAATTGGAAATCCCGTAGAATTCAAGAAAAATGTAATTCCTATTGAAGTAAATCAGCAAATTGCAAGAACAAAATTTTTACATCAATTAGTGCAAAGTTTGTACTCTAGAACCGAAGTAGAAATTAAAAGCGGAACCTTTAAAGTAAAAGGAGATGTCGTTACTATTTATCCATCTTATGGAGACTACGGCTATAGAGTTCACTTTTTTGGAGATGAAATTGAAGAAATAGAATCTTTCGATTTAGAAAACAATACAGTTATCGAAAGCTTTAATGAACTTACTATTTATCCTGCAAATTTGTTTGTAACTTCTCCGGATGTTTTACAAAATGCCATTCATCAAATTCAAGAAGATATGATGAAACAGGTAGATTATTTTAAAGAAATTGGCAAACATTTAGAAGCAAAACGTTTAAAAGAAAGAACTGAATTCGATCTTGAAATGATTCGTGAATTAGGTTATTGTTCTGGTATTGAAAATTATTCTCGTTATTTAGACGGTCGTCAACCAGGTACAAGACCATTCTGTTTATTAGACTATTTTCCTGATGATTATTTAATGGTTATTGATGAAAGCCATGTAACAGTTCCGCAAACTCATGCAATGTATGGTGGCGACAGAAGTAGAAAAGAAAACTTGGTAGAATATGGTTTTCGTTTACCTGCTGCTATGGACAATCGTCCTTTAAAGTTTGATGAATTTGAAGCAATACAAAATCAAACTATTTTTGTTTCTGCAACTCCAGCAGATTACGAATTGCAAAAAACAGAAGGCGTTTTTGTAGAGCAAATTATTAGACCAACAGGATTATTAGATCCAATAATTGAAATTAGACCAAGTTTAAATCAAATTGATGATTTAATTGAAGAAATTCAAATTAGAGTAGAAAAAGACGAACGAACTTTAGTGACGACTTTAACCAAAAGAATGGCAGAAGAGTTAACTAAATATTTAGCAAGAGTAGATATTCGTTGTCGTTATATTCATTCTGATGTTGATACTTTAGAACGCGTAGAAATTATGCAAGATTTGCGTAAAGGTTTGTTTGATGTTTTAATTGGAGTAAACCTTTTAAGAGAAGGTTTAGATTTACCAGAAGTTTCTTTGGTTGCAATTTTAGATGCTGATAAAGAAGGTTTTTTAAGAAGTCACCGCTCAATTACTCAAACAGTTGGTAGAGCTGCAAGAAATGTAAATGGTTTGGCAATTTTATATGCTGATAAAATGACGAACAGCATGCAAAAAACCATCGACGAAACAGAACGTAGAAGAGAAAAACAAATAGCTTATAATACAAAAAACAACATTACACCTACTCAAATCAATAAAAAAATTGATGATACTTTATCTAGAAGCGCCGTTTCTAGTTATCATTACGACAATGCAAAACAAATTGCAGCAGAGCAAGATTTACAATATTTACCTAAAGAAGAAATTGAAAAACGTATAAGAGACAAACGTAAACAAATGGAAGCTGCAGCTAAAGATTTAGATTTTATTGTAGCAGCAAAACTGCGAGATGAAATTACTACTTTAAAAGAAAGTTTGTAA